Below is a window of Rattus rattus isolate New Zealand chromosome X, Rrattus_CSIRO_v1, whole genome shotgun sequence DNA.
GCTTAGGCATGGGCATGGTGCCTCTTGACTTGCTAACCAGGGCAAGGCATGGCTGTGTTACAGACGTGTTTCCGAGTGGCATCACCAGCACAAAAGGGGCCCCCATGACGGGGTACAGGGTGATCACATGTCCGTCGTTCTAGGGTCTGGCCCAGGCCACAAGTCACCGGGCAGGGGCTTGAAGGGCCCCATGGTCCCCAGCCACCAGCCACTGTTGGAGTAggaaagaaagttaaaataaagcCACTGTAATCATGCATACTCCCTAGTTTCCTTCCATGTCACCTCTAGACATTGAGGCAAATTGTCTGCAGATGATAGGCTTCTCATCACATGGTACAAGAAATTCCATTCCCTCAAATGGCACACCATCTTTGCCAGAAATCCAAAGCCCCACTAGCTACATGCCAATGGCctcatccctgcatacctgggcaAGGTGGTAGGCCACTACAGCCCCGATGCTCATAGGCTGTTCCTGAGCAGGGCTTCCCAGGGGGTTGGTGTGAAGGTGCTGGTGCAGAACATGAGCGGCTTCGTGTCTCCTTAGGTTCTTGAGCTCCGCCAAGGCATGATCCTGAGCAGGGGTTCCAGGGGCCCCAGGATGCCCAGGCCCCATGTGCTGTGGTCAGAGTGGAAGGATGAGCTCTGGTCAAGCATGCATAAAAGTCTTTTCTCCCTGGCTGTAGCCCAACATTCTAGATATCCCTTCTATGTCCTTACTCACTGGGGCAGATCTTCTGAGTGTCACAGGCCTGTGATTGCTGGGCCTCTCCTGGGCAATAGCCCCCACACTTAGGAGAAGGATTATCACATAGTCGTTGACGGGTCTGGGTTCCTTTGGAGCAGGTGACAGAGCAAGGCCCCCAGGGTCCCCACTCAGACCAGCCACCCATCTCTGTGGAAGAAAAACGAGAAGGAAGTGGGGATGGCAACCTTCCTTTCATGTATGTCCCACATCATCTTATCCTGTCCTATGTCTTTTCCTTATACCTGGCCTAGTAGTACTGCTCATCTGGACTATGGTAGCCTTCATACTCTTCCCTCTACTCCACATTTGGCCTGCCCTCTTCCCAAATTCAGTCAAAGCGAATTTCTCCCCATTCCATAAACCAAACCATTCAGACTAAAGCCAATGTCTTCACTTTTGAAAATCCTCCTTCAGCAATCTTAGCCTCCTCCATTCTCCTTAAAGCCATACAAGGTCTGTCCTCAGGGCCTCTATACTGATTCTTCTGGAGCGGGGGGCTATGTCCATGTCCACATTGCTCATCTTCCTTACCTGGACAGCATAGCTGATCCTCACAGGCCTGTAGCTGCCATTCAAGAGTTCCAGGAGCCGCCTTCTCAGAGCActgtccacccctgcccacacAGCGCCTGTGTCGCAGCTGGGACCCCTCAGAGCATGTAACTGAGCAGGGCTCCCATGAGGACCATGCTGACCATTGTGGGGACCTGTGAAGGGGAGCCCATGTTCTATCCTGGTATGAAGTGACAGGATACATCATTGAGAGCCGACTTACCACTTAGGGATGGTGGGTGATTGAACATGAAGAAGTAAATATACAGGAAATATATGATAAATTTCATTTTGCTTCATAGCAAGGGCCCTGGAAACCCCCCAGGGTCAAAGCCAGAAGATGTACAGTAAGCAAATTTAAGGACTAAAAAACCCAGAACTTCTGCCAGGAACTCAATAGGTCACTACCCTGTAGAGTACCAGGCAGAGAGGAAAGTACTTAGTAAACAGAAGCTCAGAAGTTCCTTCAGAAACATCCTAGCAATACACTTTGCTTCTGCACAGGACTGACTGGGTTTGCATGCTAATATGGGTATGTACATGCCAGTGCTAAAGAGACATGAACTGTTAGCATGATAAATGGTCCAGAGCTGCTCTCCAAGATCTTCAAACCCATCATCTTTACAATGCTATCTGGAATATATAGTAAGCAgtcataaaatatatctatagtATAGTAAGGCTCAACATATGTAAACTGGAAGTCATAATTAGGAGATTCATGGTGCTTTCAGAGATCAAATTGCTACAAAAGAATTGCACAATCATCAGAATTAAAGATTTGGCATTGCCCTCAGAATTTCCCTAAAGTCCTCCATTTCTATGATGCTTTTATATATGATAAGCACTCAAATATGATCTGTTGTAAGTTAGGAGAATGAAGCCACCATTAAAAATATCTAAGTTGCACTCCACCCACAATGTTTACAGGAAGCCCTGACTTTTAAAGCACTTTTAAATCAGGGTTAATTTTGTCTCTCCTAAGGGACGTTTCACAGTGTCTGgattcagttatttaaaaaaaaatctctcatacAATACAGCCTAACtgtagttttccttctcttcattcctCCCAGTACCCCTCACCATAACCTCCTTTCTTCCACagatccattcctcctcttccccttcagaAAAACGTAGGCCTTTCAGGGAtagcaaccaaacatggcataagaAGATGTAAttaagactaggcacaaatccTTATATCAAGGCTAGATGAAgcaacccaggaggaggaaaagtgtcCCAAGCACAAAGACACCCCTACTCCCACTATTAATCGGTGCAGAGagttattaaaaacatttagGGAAAGGTCAGGTATGTTATAAACTACTAAACAGTGCACAGCTAAGAGCTCATACCCCCAACAAAGAGCTCCAAGCAACAGTGCCAAGATTTTTAAACCCTGAGCTATGGTTATCAGGAGGgcttgtggggggaggggcactctTAGAAGCTCCAGGGCAAAGAGTATAGTTCTATGTTATAGGGCTCAGCCCAGGTTCCTCCAAACCTGCATGACTGACAGAGGCCCCCATCATGTTCCTGGAAGGCATAGGCAGCGTTGAGACAGCAATCTTCCACCCTGATGTCTCTTCCAAGTAGGCCTTTGCACCTGCCAGAGGGCTCCTCATACTGGGTGAAGCAGAGCACAGGGTCTGAGCCTTCAGAGGAGAGGAATAGGCAATCAGGAGTGTGGTCGGCCTGGACATCCCTGGGAGGACATGTGGGCCGTTATCCACTTACCTGTGGTTGGCAGGATAAGCAATAGGAGCAGGAGCCACTGAGGGGCTTGCATTCCAACGGGCATTGTGAACACTATGTTTCTGCACTCCTCACAGAGAAGAGGCTTTGGTTTTGTCTGGGCTGACCTGCTCTGGAAAGAGGAACCCAGggcaggaggaactgggagggtATGGCCCCTTAACTCTGACCTCTTCCTTGAGCACTCtacctcctcttttcttccctctccatttCCTGAGTCACCCTTGATCCTGCTTGGTCACTCAGTCTTTGTCACCTAATACTCCACGCCACCCAGAAATCTTAGTTTTCAGTCAATGCTTTGGAGACAAATTCTCACTAAAGGGCACTGGAGCCTGAAAGTCTGAAGCAATAACCACCTAGGTGTGTGTCAACTTTGGCTTGGCAAGTCACTTTAAATTCTcagctttggttttccttttttttttttttttttgagataaggtttttgCAACATATTAGCCATACCTGAAATTtgctttgtacaccaggctgaccttgaacaggCAAGTAACACGTTGGGTGACTCATATAATCTTGACTATAGTGGTCAATTTCATGGGGCTTCTGAAGAAGGGTGAAATGAAGGAAGCCCTTGTCAGTCTGTCAAGGAGAAGGCATCAGGGCAGCTACTTTAACTACCATTTTGAAAGCCTAACCCTTTCCTAAAAGTGAGGTTCCTGTGGTCAGCATGTATGTGTGGGAGGTCAATACAAGGGAAGTGAAAAAGGGAAGTGGCATTGTGTGGGAAGCGATTCAGAATAGGGGAGGGTTCAGGCATACACATTGCCTagggtgtgtgggggtgcatCTGAAGAAACCCTTAGAGTCTACAGGGatagagaaaagacaaagagCTGGGCCATAGTCTATTAGAGTACCTAGGGCAGATAATAATCTCTTCTGAGCCTGTTTCCTTTATTGTAAAATGTGCCCACAAGCAGGACCCTGAAAGGTAATAGTCTATAGTCTTAGCTGCTTTGGAGGTTGAAACAAGCAGAAAGAAAGTTCAAGGCTacagtgtgagttcaaggctaacctggctGATTTTGTGGGAttctgtctgaaaaataaaatttaaaaaggggcAGGGTAGAGGTGAGAATGCTCAGTTAAGGTGCTTGCTGCAAAACTTGttgacctgggtttaattcctaggGCTCACATGGataaaggagagaactgagttcctcaagttgtcctctgacatgtgCACTGTGGCTCATATGTGCAGTGCCtcaattaataaatgtaataaaaacttttaaaggttagaggtgtagctcagttggtagagtgataGCATAGCATTGACGAAACCCTTGGTTTGTTCCTTAGCACCATTTAAATTAGCAACTTGGGCGGGGGAgtgtagaggcaagaggatcagaaattcaaggctatcTTTGACTACACAGCCTGGCTGTGTTTAGTAAACTGGTTTGTTCAACagttattgagcacctactgagTGTTCTCAGCATTACATGGATCTCTAacgagacagaaaaaaaatcactgcctcTGAAGGACTTACCCTACAAGGGGAAACTAGCAGTAAAAATTTTTCACAAAGGTCTCCTGTGACCCCTCTTGGGTGCCAATACTCTCTAGCCTTAGGACACACAAGAATCACTAAGAGGGCTTCTTGATCCAACTGCATA
It encodes the following:
- the Cfp gene encoding LOW QUALITY PROTEIN: properdin (The sequence of the model RefSeq protein was modified relative to this genomic sequence to represent the inferred CDS: inserted 2 bases in 1 codon; deleted 1 base in 1 codon); translation: MPVGMQAPQWLLLLLLILPTTGSDPVLCFTQYEEPSGRCKGLLGRDIRVEDCCLNAAYAFQEHDGGLCQSCRSPQWSAWSSWEPCSVTCSEGSQLRHRRCVGRGGQCSEKAAPGTLEWQLQACEDQLCCPEMGGWSEWGPWGPCSVTCSKGTQTRQRLCDNPSPKCGGYCPGEAQQSQACDTQKICPTHGAWASWGPWNPCSGSCLGGAQEPKETRSRSCSAPAPSHQPPGKPCSGTAYEHRGCSGLPPCPVAGGWGPWGPSSPCPVTCGLGQTLERRTCDHPVPRHGGPFCAGDATRKHVCNTAMPCPVNGEWEAWGKWSHCSRVRMKSISCDEIPGQQSRSRSCGGKKFDGQPCTGNXQDIRHCYDIHNCVLKGSWSQWSTWGLCTPPCGPNPTRVRQRLCTPLLPKYSPTVSMVEGQGEKNVTFWGIPRPLCEVLQGQKLVVEEKRPCLHVPSCRDPEEKKP